Proteins encoded together in one Chitinophaga sp. LS1 window:
- a CDS encoding ATP-binding protein — protein sequence MTPNVRGLPSTRSVKIRISLRRAVPEFIVTDEIKLGQILKNLIDNALKFAPSDTDVLVCISSLGETRLLFQISDHGEGIPTDKIPFLFQPFHPIDEGLGGMGLGLYISKLYASSLGGDLMLAKSDKKGTTFLFLIDTQCQANPIVQTLIH from the coding sequence ATGACTCCCAACGTTAGAGGTTTACCTTCTACCCGTTCGGTCAAAATCAGAATCAGTCTTCGCCGTGCGGTGCCTGAGTTCATTGTGACGGATGAAATAAAGCTGGGCCAAATTTTAAAGAACTTAATAGACAACGCTCTGAAATTTGCCCCCTCTGATACAGATGTCTTAGTATGTATCAGTTCTTTGGGAGAAACCCGTCTGTTATTTCAAATATCTGATCATGGGGAGGGAATTCCTACTGATAAAATCCCTTTCCTATTTCAGCCGTTTCATCCAATTGATGAAGGTTTAGGGGGAATGGGATTAGGATTATATATCAGTAAACTCTATGCTTCTTCTTTAGGCGGTGATCTAATGTTGGCTAAAAGCGATAAGAAAGGAACGACCTTTTTATTTCTTATTGATACACAATGTCAGGCCAACCCAATTGTTCAAACTTTAATTC